In Spinacia oleracea cultivar Varoflay chromosome 5, BTI_SOV_V1, whole genome shotgun sequence, a single window of DNA contains:
- the LOC110790411 gene encoding GPN-loop GTPase 3-like has protein sequence MGYAQLVIGPAGSGKSTYCSSLYRHCETMRRTINIINLDPAAENFDYPVAVDIRELINLEDVMEELGLGPNGGLIYCMEELEDNLDDWLTEKLDDFLDDDYLVFDCPGQIELFSHVPVLKNFVEHLKRKNFNVCVVYLLDSQFMTDVTKFISGCLSSLSAMVQLELPHVNILSKMDLVKNKKDLDDFLNPEPHMLLSQLNRRMAPQFEKLNKALIDLVDEYSMVSFIPLDLRKDDSIQYVLSQIDMSIQYGEDADVKVKDFDIDSDGDE, from the coding sequence ATGGGGTACGCACAATTAGTCATTGGTCCTGCAGGAAGTGGGAAGTCAACTTACTGCTCTAGCTTGTACCGACACTGTGAAACCATGCGCCGGACAATTAATATCATAAACCTTGATCCTGCTGCCGAAAACTTTGACTATCCTGTTGCTGTGGATATCAGGGAACTTATTAATTTGGAGGATGTTATGGAAGAACTAGGGCTGGGTCCTAATGGGGGTTTGATTTACTGCATGGAGGAACTTGAAGATAATCTTGATGACTGGCTTACTGAAAAGCTAGATGATTTCTTGGATGATGATTATTTGGTTTTTGACTGTCCTGGGCAAATTGAACTCTTCTCTCATGTTCCAGTTCTTAAAAACTTTGTGGAGCACTTGAAGCGTAAGAATTTCAATGTCTGTGTTGTTTATCTGCTTGACTCACAGTTCATGACAGATGTTACCAAGTTTATTAGCGGTTGCTTGTCTTCTCTCTCTGCAATGGTCCAGCTTGAATTGCCCCATGTTAATATCTTGTCAAAAATGGACCTGGTAAAGAACAAGAAAGACCTTGACGATTTCTTGAACCCCGAGCCACATATGTTGCTGTCACAATTGAATCGTCGCATGGCTCCACAGTTTGAGAAGTTGAACAAAGCCTTGATTGATCTGGTAGACGAGTACAGTATGGTGAGTTTCATCCCTCTTGACTTAAGGAAAGACGACAGCATCCAGTATGTGTTGTCACAGATTGATATGAGCATCCAGTATGGAGAAGATGCAGATGTCAAGGTGAAAGATTTTGACATAGATAGCGACGGTGATGAATAG
- the LOC110790410 gene encoding O-fucosyltransferase 8 isoform X2 has translation MQVWSSTRISKNNNHMKRSCCRCSLFPPTALIYLGLFLLLLSLSSPMSSSRLLSNWTFKATQLTTYIWSLDVAGTSGKEESSPLMMYGRLLNLASTSLAQREFGHDPSNSWKEPSSQASVWKPCADRQRPKDQGSSRKSNGFILVSANGGLNQQRVAVCNAVAVASLLNATLVVPIFLYSSVWKDPSQFGDIYQEEHFINTLKDDITITKELPPHLRSLDPEAIGSVVTDAHLEKEAKPTDYVRLVLPILQQNGVVHLLGFGNRLGFDPLPPHLQKLRCKCNFHALKFVPKIQQVGSLLIRRIREYDSSSNRIDKELMGNFMPDNDARRDNTSKVPSKYLALHLRFEVDMVAYSLCDFGGGESERKELQAYRETHFPLLLQRLKGLKPVSPVELRISGRCPLTPEEAGLLLAGLGLERGTYIYLAGSQIYDGKSRMKPFTSLYPNLVTKEDLLDPIELEPFRNFSSQLAALDFIACATADVFAMTDSGSQLSSLVSGFRTYFGGGHTPTLRPNKKRLSAVLMENDTIPWNRFQRRVTKMIEEGQRVHVRRYGQSIYRQPRSSECMCKGH, from the exons ATGCAAGTTTGGAGCTCAACAAGGATTAGCAAGAATAACAACCATATGAAAAGGAGTTGTTGCCGTTGTTCTTTGTTCCCGCCAACTGCTCTAATATACTTG GGTTTGTTTCTTCTACTTCTATCTCTGTCCTCGCCTATGTCGTCGTCCCGATTGCTATCGAATTGGACGTTCAAAGCCACTCAACTAACAACCTACATTTGGAGTTTG GATGTAGCAGGTACTTCTGGCAAGGAAGAAAGTTCTCCATTGATGATGTATGGACGTCTTCTGAATCTGGCTTCTACTTCTCTCGCCCAG AGGGAGTTTGGACATGACCCAAGTAATTCATGGAAAGAACCATCTTCGCAAGCATCAGTGTGGAAACCTTGTGCAGACAGGCAAAGGCCAAAAGATCAAG GAAGTTCCAGAAAAAGCAATGGATTTATATTAGTCAGTGCAAATGGTGGTCTCAATCAACAACGAGTTGCT GTCTGCAATGCTGTTGCGGTGGCATCTTTGCTCAATGCAACATTAGTTGTCCCAATATTTCTTTATAGCAGTGTCTGGAAGGATCCAAG CCAGTTTGGTGATATTTATCAAGAAGAGCATTTCATCAACACATTGAAGGATGACATAACCATTACGAAGGAACTCCCTCCACATTTGAGATCATTAGACCCTGAAGCAATTGGTAGTGTA GTTACTGATGCACATCTTGAGAAGGAAGCAAAGCCAACTGATTATGTAAGACTTGTACTTCCGATCCTCCAGCAAAATGGTGTTGTTCATTTGCTTGGGTTTGGAAACCGTTTAGGATTTGATCCACTGCCTCCCCACCTTCAG AAACTGAGATGTAAATGCAATTTTCACGCTTTGAAGTTTGTCCCCAAAATTCAACAAGTTGGATCACTATTAATAAGAAGGATAAGGGAATATGATTCGTCAAGTAACCGGATAGACAAGGAACTTATGGGGAACTTTATGCCAGATAATGATGCAAGAAGGGATAATACAAGTAAAGTTCCTTCCAAGTATCTTGCTCTACATTTGAGATTTGAAGTGGATATGGTGGCTTATTCCCTTTGTGATTTTGGTGGTGGAGAAAGTGAGAGAAAAGAACTTCAAGCTTACAGAGAAACTCATTTCCCATTGCTCCTTCAACGACTTAAAGGCTTGAA GCCTGTGTCTCCTGTAGAATTGAGAATATCTGGAAGATGTCCCTTGACACCAGAGGAAGCAGGCCTTCTTCTTGCTGGTCTTGGTTTAGAGCGTGGTACATACATATATCTTGCTGGCTCTCAAATTTATGATGGGAAGTCAAGGATGAAGCCGTTCACCAGTCTTTATCCAAATTTGGTAACCAAGGAAGATCTTCTGGATCCCATTGAACTTGAGCCTTTTAGGAATTTCTCTTCTCAG CTAGCTGCACTGGACTTCATTGCATGTGCAACTGCTGATGTTTTTGCCATGACTGACTCGGGAAGCCAACTATCTTCCTTGGTATCTGGGTTTCGTACATATTTCGGGGGTGGTCATACTCCTACCTTGCGGCCAAACAAAAAGAGGCTTTCAGCTGTATTGATGGAAAATGACACCATACCATGGAACCGTTTTCAGCGTAGGGTAACGAAAATGATCGAAGAAGGTCAACGAGTTCATGTGAGACGATATGGACAAAGCATTTATCGGCAACCTAGGAGTTCCGAATGCATGTGCAAAGGTCACTAG
- the LOC110790410 gene encoding O-fucosyltransferase 8 isoform X3 produces MSSSRLLSNWTFKATQLTTYIWSLDVAGTSGKEESSPLMMYGRLLNLASTSLAQREFGHDPSNSWKEPSSQASVWKPCADRQRPKDQGSSRKSNGFILVSANGGLNQQRVAVCNAVAVASLLNATLVVPIFLYSSVWKDPSQFGDIYQEEHFINTLKDDITITKELPPHLRSLDPEAIGSVVTDAHLEKEAKPTDYVRLVLPILQQNGVVHLLGFGNRLGFDPLPPHLQKLRCKCNFHALKFVPKIQQVGSLLIRRIREYDSSSNRIDKELMGNFMPDNDARRDNTSKVPSKYLALHLRFEVDMVAYSLCDFGGGESERKELQAYRETHFPLLLQRLKGLKPVSPVELRISGRCPLTPEEAGLLLAGLGLERGTYIYLAGSQIYDGKSRMKPFTSLYPNLVTKEDLLDPIELEPFRNFSSQLAALDFIACATADVFAMTDSGSQLSSLVSGFRTYFGGGHTPTLRPNKKRLSAVLMENDTIPWNRFQRRVTKMIEEGQRVHVRRYGQSIYRQPRSSECMCKGH; encoded by the exons ATGTCGTCGTCCCGATTGCTATCGAATTGGACGTTCAAAGCCACTCAACTAACAACCTACATTTGGAGTTTG GATGTAGCAGGTACTTCTGGCAAGGAAGAAAGTTCTCCATTGATGATGTATGGACGTCTTCTGAATCTGGCTTCTACTTCTCTCGCCCAG AGGGAGTTTGGACATGACCCAAGTAATTCATGGAAAGAACCATCTTCGCAAGCATCAGTGTGGAAACCTTGTGCAGACAGGCAAAGGCCAAAAGATCAAG GAAGTTCCAGAAAAAGCAATGGATTTATATTAGTCAGTGCAAATGGTGGTCTCAATCAACAACGAGTTGCT GTCTGCAATGCTGTTGCGGTGGCATCTTTGCTCAATGCAACATTAGTTGTCCCAATATTTCTTTATAGCAGTGTCTGGAAGGATCCAAG CCAGTTTGGTGATATTTATCAAGAAGAGCATTTCATCAACACATTGAAGGATGACATAACCATTACGAAGGAACTCCCTCCACATTTGAGATCATTAGACCCTGAAGCAATTGGTAGTGTA GTTACTGATGCACATCTTGAGAAGGAAGCAAAGCCAACTGATTATGTAAGACTTGTACTTCCGATCCTCCAGCAAAATGGTGTTGTTCATTTGCTTGGGTTTGGAAACCGTTTAGGATTTGATCCACTGCCTCCCCACCTTCAG AAACTGAGATGTAAATGCAATTTTCACGCTTTGAAGTTTGTCCCCAAAATTCAACAAGTTGGATCACTATTAATAAGAAGGATAAGGGAATATGATTCGTCAAGTAACCGGATAGACAAGGAACTTATGGGGAACTTTATGCCAGATAATGATGCAAGAAGGGATAATACAAGTAAAGTTCCTTCCAAGTATCTTGCTCTACATTTGAGATTTGAAGTGGATATGGTGGCTTATTCCCTTTGTGATTTTGGTGGTGGAGAAAGTGAGAGAAAAGAACTTCAAGCTTACAGAGAAACTCATTTCCCATTGCTCCTTCAACGACTTAAAGGCTTGAA GCCTGTGTCTCCTGTAGAATTGAGAATATCTGGAAGATGTCCCTTGACACCAGAGGAAGCAGGCCTTCTTCTTGCTGGTCTTGGTTTAGAGCGTGGTACATACATATATCTTGCTGGCTCTCAAATTTATGATGGGAAGTCAAGGATGAAGCCGTTCACCAGTCTTTATCCAAATTTGGTAACCAAGGAAGATCTTCTGGATCCCATTGAACTTGAGCCTTTTAGGAATTTCTCTTCTCAG CTAGCTGCACTGGACTTCATTGCATGTGCAACTGCTGATGTTTTTGCCATGACTGACTCGGGAAGCCAACTATCTTCCTTGGTATCTGGGTTTCGTACATATTTCGGGGGTGGTCATACTCCTACCTTGCGGCCAAACAAAAAGAGGCTTTCAGCTGTATTGATGGAAAATGACACCATACCATGGAACCGTTTTCAGCGTAGGGTAACGAAAATGATCGAAGAAGGTCAACGAGTTCATGTGAGACGATATGGACAAAGCATTTATCGGCAACCTAGGAGTTCCGAATGCATGTGCAAAGGTCACTAG
- the LOC110790410 gene encoding O-fucosyltransferase 8 isoform X1, giving the protein MGKLGSPKSPHPHPANVDFLFGMRECPVRCSEGSAYSDPFSGRRLSGGYYHWSKNFLFGGTKGNTLNSIAAKQAIYKGVYGVKRHNWFHRNLRLIGFVIGLMGFFFWLDSLMFVDFDAANLRKSSVLETSTLKDVAGTSGKEESSPLMMYGRLLNLASTSLAQREFGHDPSNSWKEPSSQASVWKPCADRQRPKDQGSSRKSNGFILVSANGGLNQQRVAVCNAVAVASLLNATLVVPIFLYSSVWKDPSQFGDIYQEEHFINTLKDDITITKELPPHLRSLDPEAIGSVVTDAHLEKEAKPTDYVRLVLPILQQNGVVHLLGFGNRLGFDPLPPHLQKLRCKCNFHALKFVPKIQQVGSLLIRRIREYDSSSNRIDKELMGNFMPDNDARRDNTSKVPSKYLALHLRFEVDMVAYSLCDFGGGESERKELQAYRETHFPLLLQRLKGLKPVSPVELRISGRCPLTPEEAGLLLAGLGLERGTYIYLAGSQIYDGKSRMKPFTSLYPNLVTKEDLLDPIELEPFRNFSSQLAALDFIACATADVFAMTDSGSQLSSLVSGFRTYFGGGHTPTLRPNKKRLSAVLMENDTIPWNRFQRRVTKMIEEGQRVHVRRYGQSIYRQPRSSECMCKGH; this is encoded by the exons ATGGGGAAGCTTGGATCACCTAAGAGTCCACATCCTCATCCTGCTAATGTTGATTTCTTGTTTGGGATGAGAGAGTGTCCGGTGAGGTGTTCCGAGGGTTCTGCCTATAGTGATCCTTTTTCAGGTAGAAGGTTGTCAGGAGGATATTATCATTGGAGCAAGAACTTTCTGTTCGGTGGCACAAAGGGTAATACATTAAATAGTATAGCGGCAAAGCAAGCAATTTATAAAGGAGTGTATGGTGTTAAAAGGCATAATTGGTTTCACAGGAACTTAAGGTTGATTGGTTTTGTTATTGGGTTGATGGGTTTCTTCTTTTGGTTGGATTCCCTCATGTTTGTAGACTTCGATGCTGCAAATTTACGCAAAAGCTCCGTCTTAGAAACAAGCACGTTGAAG GATGTAGCAGGTACTTCTGGCAAGGAAGAAAGTTCTCCATTGATGATGTATGGACGTCTTCTGAATCTGGCTTCTACTTCTCTCGCCCAG AGGGAGTTTGGACATGACCCAAGTAATTCATGGAAAGAACCATCTTCGCAAGCATCAGTGTGGAAACCTTGTGCAGACAGGCAAAGGCCAAAAGATCAAG GAAGTTCCAGAAAAAGCAATGGATTTATATTAGTCAGTGCAAATGGTGGTCTCAATCAACAACGAGTTGCT GTCTGCAATGCTGTTGCGGTGGCATCTTTGCTCAATGCAACATTAGTTGTCCCAATATTTCTTTATAGCAGTGTCTGGAAGGATCCAAG CCAGTTTGGTGATATTTATCAAGAAGAGCATTTCATCAACACATTGAAGGATGACATAACCATTACGAAGGAACTCCCTCCACATTTGAGATCATTAGACCCTGAAGCAATTGGTAGTGTA GTTACTGATGCACATCTTGAGAAGGAAGCAAAGCCAACTGATTATGTAAGACTTGTACTTCCGATCCTCCAGCAAAATGGTGTTGTTCATTTGCTTGGGTTTGGAAACCGTTTAGGATTTGATCCACTGCCTCCCCACCTTCAG AAACTGAGATGTAAATGCAATTTTCACGCTTTGAAGTTTGTCCCCAAAATTCAACAAGTTGGATCACTATTAATAAGAAGGATAAGGGAATATGATTCGTCAAGTAACCGGATAGACAAGGAACTTATGGGGAACTTTATGCCAGATAATGATGCAAGAAGGGATAATACAAGTAAAGTTCCTTCCAAGTATCTTGCTCTACATTTGAGATTTGAAGTGGATATGGTGGCTTATTCCCTTTGTGATTTTGGTGGTGGAGAAAGTGAGAGAAAAGAACTTCAAGCTTACAGAGAAACTCATTTCCCATTGCTCCTTCAACGACTTAAAGGCTTGAA GCCTGTGTCTCCTGTAGAATTGAGAATATCTGGAAGATGTCCCTTGACACCAGAGGAAGCAGGCCTTCTTCTTGCTGGTCTTGGTTTAGAGCGTGGTACATACATATATCTTGCTGGCTCTCAAATTTATGATGGGAAGTCAAGGATGAAGCCGTTCACCAGTCTTTATCCAAATTTGGTAACCAAGGAAGATCTTCTGGATCCCATTGAACTTGAGCCTTTTAGGAATTTCTCTTCTCAG CTAGCTGCACTGGACTTCATTGCATGTGCAACTGCTGATGTTTTTGCCATGACTGACTCGGGAAGCCAACTATCTTCCTTGGTATCTGGGTTTCGTACATATTTCGGGGGTGGTCATACTCCTACCTTGCGGCCAAACAAAAAGAGGCTTTCAGCTGTATTGATGGAAAATGACACCATACCATGGAACCGTTTTCAGCGTAGGGTAACGAAAATGATCGAAGAAGGTCAACGAGTTCATGTGAGACGATATGGACAAAGCATTTATCGGCAACCTAGGAGTTCCGAATGCATGTGCAAAGGTCACTAG
- the LOC110790410 gene encoding O-fucosyltransferase 8 isoform X4: protein MMYGRLLNLASTSLAQREFGHDPSNSWKEPSSQASVWKPCADRQRPKDQGSSRKSNGFILVSANGGLNQQRVAVCNAVAVASLLNATLVVPIFLYSSVWKDPSQFGDIYQEEHFINTLKDDITITKELPPHLRSLDPEAIGSVVTDAHLEKEAKPTDYVRLVLPILQQNGVVHLLGFGNRLGFDPLPPHLQKLRCKCNFHALKFVPKIQQVGSLLIRRIREYDSSSNRIDKELMGNFMPDNDARRDNTSKVPSKYLALHLRFEVDMVAYSLCDFGGGESERKELQAYRETHFPLLLQRLKGLKPVSPVELRISGRCPLTPEEAGLLLAGLGLERGTYIYLAGSQIYDGKSRMKPFTSLYPNLVTKEDLLDPIELEPFRNFSSQLAALDFIACATADVFAMTDSGSQLSSLVSGFRTYFGGGHTPTLRPNKKRLSAVLMENDTIPWNRFQRRVTKMIEEGQRVHVRRYGQSIYRQPRSSECMCKGH, encoded by the exons ATGATGTATGGACGTCTTCTGAATCTGGCTTCTACTTCTCTCGCCCAG AGGGAGTTTGGACATGACCCAAGTAATTCATGGAAAGAACCATCTTCGCAAGCATCAGTGTGGAAACCTTGTGCAGACAGGCAAAGGCCAAAAGATCAAG GAAGTTCCAGAAAAAGCAATGGATTTATATTAGTCAGTGCAAATGGTGGTCTCAATCAACAACGAGTTGCT GTCTGCAATGCTGTTGCGGTGGCATCTTTGCTCAATGCAACATTAGTTGTCCCAATATTTCTTTATAGCAGTGTCTGGAAGGATCCAAG CCAGTTTGGTGATATTTATCAAGAAGAGCATTTCATCAACACATTGAAGGATGACATAACCATTACGAAGGAACTCCCTCCACATTTGAGATCATTAGACCCTGAAGCAATTGGTAGTGTA GTTACTGATGCACATCTTGAGAAGGAAGCAAAGCCAACTGATTATGTAAGACTTGTACTTCCGATCCTCCAGCAAAATGGTGTTGTTCATTTGCTTGGGTTTGGAAACCGTTTAGGATTTGATCCACTGCCTCCCCACCTTCAG AAACTGAGATGTAAATGCAATTTTCACGCTTTGAAGTTTGTCCCCAAAATTCAACAAGTTGGATCACTATTAATAAGAAGGATAAGGGAATATGATTCGTCAAGTAACCGGATAGACAAGGAACTTATGGGGAACTTTATGCCAGATAATGATGCAAGAAGGGATAATACAAGTAAAGTTCCTTCCAAGTATCTTGCTCTACATTTGAGATTTGAAGTGGATATGGTGGCTTATTCCCTTTGTGATTTTGGTGGTGGAGAAAGTGAGAGAAAAGAACTTCAAGCTTACAGAGAAACTCATTTCCCATTGCTCCTTCAACGACTTAAAGGCTTGAA GCCTGTGTCTCCTGTAGAATTGAGAATATCTGGAAGATGTCCCTTGACACCAGAGGAAGCAGGCCTTCTTCTTGCTGGTCTTGGTTTAGAGCGTGGTACATACATATATCTTGCTGGCTCTCAAATTTATGATGGGAAGTCAAGGATGAAGCCGTTCACCAGTCTTTATCCAAATTTGGTAACCAAGGAAGATCTTCTGGATCCCATTGAACTTGAGCCTTTTAGGAATTTCTCTTCTCAG CTAGCTGCACTGGACTTCATTGCATGTGCAACTGCTGATGTTTTTGCCATGACTGACTCGGGAAGCCAACTATCTTCCTTGGTATCTGGGTTTCGTACATATTTCGGGGGTGGTCATACTCCTACCTTGCGGCCAAACAAAAAGAGGCTTTCAGCTGTATTGATGGAAAATGACACCATACCATGGAACCGTTTTCAGCGTAGGGTAACGAAAATGATCGAAGAAGGTCAACGAGTTCATGTGAGACGATATGGACAAAGCATTTATCGGCAACCTAGGAGTTCCGAATGCATGTGCAAAGGTCACTAG
- the LOC110790409 gene encoding nucleobase-ascorbate transporter 2, with protein MEPLKPEEITHPPMDQLQGLEYCIDSNPSWGEAVALGFQHYILSLGTAVMIPTFLVPLMGGSDGDKARVVQTLLFVQGINTLLQTLFGTRLPTVIGASYAYMVPIISIIHDSSLARIEDPHLRFNNTMRAVQGALIVASSLQIILGYSQLWAICSRFFSPLGMVPVISLVGFGLLDRGFPVVGRCVEIGIPMLILFVVFSQYLKHFQIRRLPMLERFALVLSVTVIWAYAHLLTASGAYKHRPAKTQMNCRTDKANLISTAPWIKIPYPLQWGAPSFDAGHAFGMMAAVLVSLIESTGAFKAAARLASATPPPAHVLSRGIGWQGIGILLSGLFGTLSGSAVSIENVGLIGSTRVGSRRVIQISAGFMIFFSILGKFGALFASIPFTIFAAMYCVFFGLVGSVGLSFLQFTNMNSMRNLFIVGVSMFLGLSIPNYFREYSAGALHGPSHTRAGWFNDFLNTIFSSSPAVALIISVLLDNTLEYKDSARDRGMPWWVKFRTFKGDSRNEEFYTLPFNLNRFFPPS; from the exons ATGGAGCCTTTAAAACCAGAGGAGATAACTCACCCGCCAATGGATCAACTTCAAGGTTTAGAGTATTGTATTGATTCCAATCCCTCTTGGG GGGAGGCAGTTGCTTTGGGTTTCCAGCATTACATCTTGTCATTAGGAACTGCTGTTATGATTCCCACATTTCTTGTTCCTTTAATGGGAGGTTCTGAT GGTGACAAAGCAAGAGTAGTGCAAACATTGCTTTTCGTTCAAGGGATTAATACTCTATTACAAACCCTATTCGGAACCCGGCTACCAACGGTGATCGGAGCCTCGTACGCGTACATGGTGCCCATCATCTCCATCATCCATGACTCATCTTTGGCAAGAATTGAAGATCCTCATTTG AGGTTTAATAATACTATGAGGGCAGTTCAAGGAGCTCTAATTGTGGCATCAAGTCTGCAAATTATCTTGGGATACAGCCAATTATGGGCTATTTGTTCAAG GTTTTTTAGCCCGTTAGGAATGGTGCCGGTTATATCACTGGTGGGTTTTGGTCTGCTTGATAGGGGATTCCCTGTG GTGGGACGATGTGTTGAAATTGGCATTCCTATGCTCATTTTGTTTGTTGTCTTCTCTCAG TACCTGAAACATTTTCAGATAAGGAGGCTGCCAATGCTGGAGCGATTCGCTCTCGTTCTATCAGTTACAGTTATATGGGCATATGCACATCTTTTGACAGCTAGTGGTGCCTACAAACACCGCCCTGCAAAAACTCAAATGAATTGCCGAACTGACAAGGCTAACCTTATCTCTACTGCACCATG GATAAAGATCCCATACCCTTTACAATGGGGTGCTCCTTCTTTTGATGCTGGTCATGCATTTGGAATGATGGCCGCTGTACTAGTCTCACTGATTGAG TCAACTGGAGCTTTTAAAGCAGCAGCTCGTCTGGCTAGTGCTACTCCACCTCCTGCTCATGTTCTGAGTCGCGGTATAGGCTGGCAG GGCATTGGGATCTTACTCAGTGGACTCTTTGGGACACTTAGTGGCTCTGCTGTTTCTAT TGAAAATGTAGGCCTGATTGGGAGCACTCGTGTTGGAAGCCGCAGAGTTATTCAAATTTCTGCCGGTTTTATGATATTTTTCTCAATATTAG GGAAATTTGGTGCTCTTTTTGCTTCAATACCATTTACTATATTTGCTGCAATGTACTGTGTTTTCTTTGGCCTTGTTG GTTCAGTTGGGCTATCATTCTTACAGTTCACAAATATGAACTCAATGAGGAATCTCTTCATTGTAGGTGTATCTATGTTTCTTGGTCTGTCTATTCCTAATTATTTCAGAGAATACTCGGCCGGTGCTCTACATGGACCTTCTCACACCAGGGCTGGATGG TTTAATGACTTCCTCAATACCATTTTCTCCTCTTCACCGGCAGTAGCATTGATTATTTCAGTTCTCCTAGACAACACCCTTGAATACAAGGACAGTGCTAGAGACAGAGGTATGCCATGGTGGGTCAAATTCCGAACATTTAAAGGAGACAGCCGGAATGAGGAGTTCTACACCCTTCCCTTTAATCTCAATCGGTTTTTCCCTCCATCATGA